TAAAAAAGAACATGAAATACAGCATAAAGATTAGGTACAAATTCCCTTTCTGCCATAGCACCGCATAAAGATAAGCGGTTAAACCAGGTAACAAAAGATACTCTATCGTTATTCCCCTCCACTTCTCAAAGGGATCGCTCCTTTGTCTAAACATTTTTACCCCTCCCAAAAAACACACAGCGCGAAGCAACATACCTCAATAATTTCAAGGTCGGCCGCTTCGCGCTCGTCCGCAGGAATTCGTAGTTTGCCCAGGTCTGCGCGTCGCCGCGTCGCTCCCCATTACCCTTCCGAGTTCCAACCTATTCCATTTTTCGAAAATGAGATTTTATACTTCGTTCATCATATACGATTGAATCACAAAAACACATAAATGTAAAGCGAACAAGAACGAATTCAAGAAAATGACTGCTGCAGCCGTTTCCTCATCTCTCCCGAAGCGCCTCGTTCGTATAGCGGCGGAAGGTGTCCAGGAAATAAAGGACTCCATCTCAATCCCAGCGTTCTGCCCCACACGGATAAAACTGATGTTCCATGGCAAATCCCTATGCCGCGCTCCTGGACAACTCGGCCTGATGGGCTCCCTTCTCGAAATGTTTCTCCAGGCCGGTCTCCGTCGATACGGAGAGTTTCACGACCTCCACGCCGGAGGAGCCGGACAGGAAGGTATCGCAGACCAGGCCGGAGTTCGGTTTCTCGAAGCTCAGACCCGCCAGGGCTACGTCCATGCCCAGCCGGGCAACCTCGAGGTCCACAGGGGCGGAGGGCTCGGAGGACACCGCCGCAAGGGACGAGCTGCAGCTCCAGCCTCCTGGTATCTCATCCTCCAGCCCGGACATGAACGACGGCGTGGAGAGGACTGCAAGCGACTCCTCGATTTCGGACTCCGAGAGCACCCTGGCATCGGCTCCCGACATTGCGGATAAGGGGGAAACGGCGGAAAACGCCTCCGGGGTTGCAGGAGCGCCTGCCGGTTCGGAAGAGGCCGCCGCATTCGTGTCCGTGCCCCGGGTCACCGCACGAGACGCCACGTCCTTGGCGCTCCACTTCGTCCCATCCGAAAACTCCACCTCGTCCAGCTCGTAGTAGTCATTCCTGAAATGCTCCTGTACCCTGACGCTCCCCGTTCCGTCCTTCAGCGAGAACGTCACGTCGTTCCCACGACGGATCACCTCGAGGTCCTCCGCGGAGATCCCTTCTCCGAACTTCAGACGGTCCTTTGCACCATTGTCATAATAATACGTGCTGGTGTCGATCGTGTCGTGCCCGTCTCCCTTGTTGTACACGTACGTGTCGCTCCCGTAGCCCCCGACAAGATGGTCGTCGCCCGCTCCACCGACAAGTACGTCGTCTCCACTCTGACCGTACAGTTTGTCGTTGCCGGCGTCGCCGTATACCGTGTCGTCACCGTTGCCGGCATAGACCTCGTCGTCTCCGCCGCCTGCATGGATCCTGTCGTTGTCACCGTAGTTTTCGGCATAGCCCAAAGCATCATTCCCGTCCGTTCCGTAGGCCACCGCACGGGACGCCACGTCTTCGGCGCTCCACTTCGTCCCATCCGAAAACTCCACCTCGTCCAACTCGTAGTAGTCATTCCTGAAATGCTCCTGTACCCTGACGCTCCCCGTTCCGTCCTTCAGCGAGAACGTCACGTCGTTCCCACGACGGATCACCTCGAGGTCCTCCGCGGAGATCCCTTCTCCGAACTTCAGACGGTCCTTTGCACCATTGTCATAATAATACGTGCTGGTGTCGATCGTGTCGTGCCCGTCTCCCTTGTTGTACACGTACGTGTCGCTCCCGTAGCCCCCGACAAGATGGTCGTCGCCCGCTCCACCGACAAGTACGTCGTCTCCACTCTGACCGTACAGTTTGTCGTTGCCGGCGTCGCCATATACCGTGTCGTCACCGTTGCCGGCATAGACCTCGTCGTCTCCACCGCCCGCATGGATCCTGTCGTTGTCACCGTAGTTCTCGGACTGACCCAAAACGTCATTCCCGTCCGTTCCGTAGGCCACCGCACGGGACGCCACGTCCTTGGCGCTCCACTTCGTCCCATCCGAAAACTCCACCTCGTCCAGCTCGTAGTAGTCATTCCTGAAATGCTCCTGTACCCTGACACTCCCGGAACCGTCCCTCAGCGAAAGCGTCAGATCGTTCCCCCGGCGGGTCACCTCCAGGTCCTCCGCGGAGATACCCTCTCCGAACTTCAGGACATCCGTTTCCTTGACTAAGGTCCAGACGAAGTACGGCAGCGTGTATGTGCCCACAGGCTCCTTCATCGCGAGGTACGACGCACGGCACACGTCCGGCAGCTCGGAGCCGTACGTCGAAAGCACCGCCGCGTGCGACTCCACCTCCGACTCGTCCACGTACTCGTACAGTCCCGCCGTCTTCAGCGCGAGGAAGAACTCGCCTATAGAACGCTTCGTCTGCTCCGGGTTCGAGACATTCTCACTGCCTATCTCCTCCAGCACCTTGCCGATGTGGATGCGGATGTTGCCGGATTCGTCCAGGCTGCTGTCCAGTGTCGCAAGGACCTCCTTGTAGTGGCTTTGGCACAGCAGGTCGCCATACAGGTACAACGATATCTCCTCGTAGTTGCGGCGCAGCTCCCGCCAGCCTTCGGCCGAAGGGTTTCCGTACGACCGCTTGTTACCGTAGAACTTCTTCATGAAGCCAAGCCAACCGTCATAGGGAACGCTCTCTACGTCCGAGACCTCCGACCACTTCAGCAGGATCTGCTCCAGAAGCGAACGGCGCGCCACCGAGTCCTTCTCCCCCGCAAACCGCTCCGTCAGCTTCCTCAGCTCCCCGCTCCCGTCCCGGACCATCGCCTGGTGCAGAGAGTACAGAAAACCGCGCTGCGGCAGGTCCGGCAGCGCGGCCACCTCGTCGGGCTCGTCCAACTTCTCCTCAGCCAGGGAGTGAATCGTGTCACGCTCCAGCAGAAACTCGCTGACACGGCCCCGCTCTCCGTCCTTCCACGTAAAGCGGCCCGTGCGCACGATCTGGTTCCCGTTCTCGTCCTCCGTCCGATGGTCCGAGTACCGCAGGTCTATCGACTCGATCCCCGTCTCCTCGAGCGTCGAGAGCTCGTGGTCCTCGAACTTTCCGTTCCCGTCCTTGTCCGACCACACCCGCAGGCGGCCGAACTCTTCGTCAGACGCATCGATCTTCCCGTCCTTGTTCGAGTCCAGATCCGCAAGCGCCTGAAAACCGCTCGACGCCACGCGGCCGTCCGACATCACCGTGTGGTCCCCAAAGAGCTCCCGCCCCGACGTGATCTTTCCGTCCCCGTCACGGTCCATGGCAAGAAAACCGTCCCCGGACGCCGCCCACGACGCACGCTCCGCCACACCGTTGGCGTCCAGGTCGAAGTAACGCTTGCCCGCCGTCGTGCTCACCTTTCCATCCCGGTTCAGGTCCAGGATGAGCGGATCGACGCGAACCTGCGACGGGCTCACCTCCTGAGGCTCTTTATTATCGTCATCCCAAACCTTCTCCATCAACGCAAGCTCCAGCGTGTTGACCGTGTGCCAGAAAAAAAGACCGCTCTTCGAGTCCAGGACATCTTCCGGCGTCGGCTGCGGAAAACCCGATGCCGGACGCCAATCCGCTTTCCTCCGATTGGTTTCATCCTTAAAGTAAGCATCGAGGCGGCCTACGGTATCGCCCAGCGTCACCAGCCCTCCGCCAATCGTATAACGATTGCTTGTATGTTTGCCATCCTCGTCATAAAGACGCAATTCCGATACCGAATCCCGGTTCGTCCGAACAGCCATCACGTCCACTTTTCCCAAACGTTCCTCACGAACCAACTCGTAACTATAACCATGAGGGCCCTTGGGGTCTGAGATAGGCTTCCTTTTGTCAAAAGCCCACCCCATCTGGGGTGCATTGAACGTCAGGACAGGGACATGATCCTGCAGCGGCTCAAGGGCATTATCCGGCTTGTAGATTGGGTCCGGTAAAAAACTCCAGTCGTCGATAGGTTTTTTATCCTTATCTTCTTTTTGCTCAAAGGCACCCAGGGCAATCCCAGCCGACAACGCAGCCGCCAAGCCGCCGCCTAAAGAATGGCCTACGAAAACAATGTTATTCTCGCTTAATCCAGAAATTTTTTCCAATGCCTTCTGATAAATCCTGTAGGCCTCCTCAAGAGCGTCTTGCACCCAAAAGGTACTCTTGCATCCAATCCCCAAGACGTTAGTCTTGATCCAGTCGCTCCACCAGTCTCTGAGCTCCGAACCGTCAAAGACCATGTAGTAGGTCCCGTTCTTGCGAAAGATGTTGCCCTCCACGGCGCCGTAATCCGAGAACCGGCCGACCCACTCGTAGTCCCTGAGCTCCCCCTCCAAGGGGTCCGGTACGCTCTCCCCCTTCTCGGCCCTTTTCTGGCCGACATTGGCCGGATAAGGGTCTCCAGCGGGGTCGCAGATGCCGTCCCTGGGGCCATCAGGACGCATCAGATAATTGGAAAGACGCTTGGGATGTTTTGTGTAATGAAAATGACCATCATGTTCCTTCATTGCATCCAAATTATTCAAATGCTCCCCGAATAAAAAGCTGTCGCCTGTAAGTCCTTGAGGGCCGGGGCGCCTCCTTCGACCTTTAAATTTCTCGCCCCTTAAGCAGACATCCGTCATTTCATACGAAAGCTTGATAAGCTGCAGCATCTCGAGCTGCTGGTCATGCGTCCACGTCGTTACCTTCGTCATTTACCCTCGCCCTCCTTCAGATCAATGAATATGAAGCTGCCCTTTTTACCCCAATAGCCAACCTTACCCTCCATGGAGACAGCAAAAAGGTTTGATTTTAACCATACAAAATAAAGAGGGTCGTCACGATAGTTTCCAGAAAATTTTCGCAAAACCCGCTTCTCCGTCCCCGCACTCACATCCAGAAAGTGCAGCCTGGCCAGCGTCATGCTATTCTCGTTCGTGCTTCCGGAGAGCATCACGACACACCGTCCGTCAGGCGACAAAGCCAAGCGCCTTCCCCAGCTCTTCAGTTCCTTTCTCCTTCCGGTTTGCAGGTCCAATTCCAGCAAGACTCCCCTAGGCCCTTCTCCCCTATCTCTTTTACAAAGGAGATATGCCCTCGTTCCATCTGCGTTCAGTCTCCATTCGTACCATGGTTTAATACCCCACAAGTTCAGACGATATTCATTTAAATGAAACAGTCTCTCTTTCCAAGTTTCTGTATTCATTAGACAAAGCTGATTAAATTCCTTTTGGATCCCATCTATTGGATATACAAAACAGGATGCATCTGGAGCAAAATATGCACTCCCTTCAGCACATAAATCAAAATCAATAGAAAGCCCTTTACGTATCCTTTGAAAAGAACCTAAAGTACTCTTTTTCATATTTCCTTCCGTATAAAAAAGGTCTACTGTATCAAGGTAATGCCCCAGTTTTTTCTCCCTTTCCCTCACCACCTCGGCCTCATCACTGTACCAGCCTATCCTATTCCAAATCCAGCTCCGGTGCCACAGCACCAGCAGCGTCCCCTCGTCCGGGCGGAACATCATGTCGTGGAACACCTTCTCCTTGTGCTCCTCGTGCTCCGGCCAGTCGAAGCCGGGCAGACGCCTGAAGCCCTCCACCTCGTACACCGCCAGGTCGCTGGCCCCCTCCGCCCGGCCACGCCCCGCCGAAGCCAGATAACGTCCGCTGGGGCTGAATCTCACCCGCTGCACCGCAAGACAGTCGTCGCTCCAGACGCACTCCCGCGTCCTCGTATCCCACACATAAAGCCTCTTCTCCGTGCCCAGCGCCAACAGATTGCCGTCCGGGGAACCCGCCATGCAGTCGATCGCTTCCTTCACTCGGTAAACCTTGACCTCGGGAGCCTGTCTCAGTTCCCTCTTCAACGTCATTGAAGACTGTATCGAATCCCAGGCCGGAAGAGCCGGCGCCAGGTAACAGACGACGGCTACCGCAACCATCACGGCATCCATTCGGTCCGAACGGGTCCTGTCTCCAAGGCCTGCCGCAAGCATTAGGTTGCCCAATCGATGAGCCGACCTGAAAAGTTTGACAAACAACGCCAGTAGGCCCCCGAAAACTCCAAAGACAAGCAGCACCGCAAGCGGCAGCATCCCAACGCTGGCTGGGCCGTCAAACCCGAAAAAAAATGACCCAACAGACACTATAGCCAACATAATGACGGCCTGTATCCCTTCAACAACCGCATAGAGCATCAGGATACTGCCGCTC
This window of the uncultured Fretibacterium sp. genome carries:
- a CDS encoding calcium-binding protein is translated as MKEHDGHFHYTKHPKRLSNYLMRPDGPRDGICDPAGDPYPANVGQKRAEKGESVPDPLEGELRDYEWVGRFSDYGAVEGNIFRKNGTYYMVFDGSELRDWWSDWIKTNVLGIGCKSTFWVQDALEEAYRIYQKALEKISGLSENNIVFVGHSLGGGLAAALSAGIALGAFEQKEDKDKKPIDDWSFLPDPIYKPDNALEPLQDHVPVLTFNAPQMGWAFDKRKPISDPKGPHGYSYELVREERLGKVDVMAVRTNRDSVSELRLYDEDGKHTSNRYTIGGGLVTLGDTVGRLDAYFKDETNRRKADWRPASGFPQPTPEDVLDSKSGLFFWHTVNTLELALMEKVWDDDNKEPQEVSPSQVRVDPLILDLNRDGKVSTTAGKRYFDLDANGVAERASWAASGDGFLAMDRDGDGKITSGRELFGDHTVMSDGRVASSGFQALADLDSNKDGKIDASDEEFGRLRVWSDKDGNGKFEDHELSTLEETGIESIDLRYSDHRTEDENGNQIVRTGRFTWKDGERGRVSEFLLERDTIHSLAEEKLDEPDEVAALPDLPQRGFLYSLHQAMVRDGSGELRKLTERFAGEKDSVARRSLLEQILLKWSEVSDVESVPYDGWLGFMKKFYGNKRSYGNPSAEGWRELRRNYEEISLYLYGDLLCQSHYKEVLATLDSSLDESGNIRIHIGKVLEEIGSENVSNPEQTKRSIGEFFLALKTAGLYEYVDESEVESHAAVLSTYGSELPDVCRASYLAMKEPVGTYTLPYFVWTLVKETDVLKFGEGISAEDLEVTRRGNDLTLSLRDGSGSVRVQEHFRNDYYELDEVEFSDGTKWSAKDVASRAVAYGTDGNDVLGQSENYGDNDRIHAGGGDDEVYAGNGDDTVYGDAGNDKLYGQSGDDVLVGGAGDDHLVGGYGSDTYVYNKGDGHDTIDTSTYYYDNGAKDRLKFGEGISAEDLEVIRRGNDVTFSLKDGTGSVRVQEHFRNDYYELDEVEFSDGTKWSAEDVASRAVAYGTDGNDALGYAENYGDNDRIHAGGGDDEVYAGNGDDTVYGDAGNDKLYGQSGDDVLVGGAGDDHLVGGYGSDTYVYNKGDGHDTIDTSTYYYDNGAKDRLKFGEGISAEDLEVIRRGNDVTFSLKDGTGSVRVQEHFRNDYYELDEVEFSDGTKWSAKDVASRAVTRGTDTNAAASSEPAGAPATPEAFSAVSPLSAMSGADARVLSESEIEESLAVLSTPSFMSGLEDEIPGGWSCSSSLAAVSSEPSAPVDLEVARLGMDVALAGLSFEKPNSGLVCDTFLSGSSGVEVVKLSVSTETGLEKHFEKGAHQAELSRSAA